From one Brevibacterium sp. 'Marine' genomic stretch:
- a CDS encoding DUF2550 domain-containing protein, whose translation MNPSVLLIVLLSLVGLALALIVVVTIRRRSISKLSGAFDCSINVGEEYSSRPRWRLGVAVFSVTSLDWYPVFALTRRAAFRLPRADLDILVRRKPTSGEQYSVLPEAVVVDCSYGKADGRPRSVSLAMDTESLSTMASWLESSPPGFNPTMGRFT comes from the coding sequence GTGAACCCTTCTGTCCTGCTGATCGTTCTGCTCTCGTTGGTAGGACTCGCGCTTGCTCTGATCGTGGTCGTCACGATCCGACGCAGGTCGATCTCGAAGCTCTCGGGTGCCTTTGACTGTTCCATCAACGTGGGCGAGGAGTACTCTTCTCGCCCACGTTGGCGTTTGGGTGTGGCGGTGTTCTCGGTCACGTCCCTGGACTGGTATCCGGTCTTCGCACTGACGCGCCGTGCCGCATTCCGACTGCCGCGCGCGGATCTGGATATCCTCGTCCGGCGCAAGCCCACCTCCGGTGAGCAGTACTCGGTTCTGCCCGAAGCGGTCGTCGTCGACTGCTCGTACGGCAAGGCGGACGGTCGTCCGCGTTCGGTGTCCCTGGCAATGGACACCGAATCTCTGTCCACGATGGCTTCGTGGCTCGAATCATCACCCCCTGGCTTCAATCCGACGATGGGACGGTTCACCTAA
- the murA gene encoding UDP-N-acetylglucosamine 1-carboxyvinyltransferase, which translates to MDVFRLTGPAQLAGTIDVRGAKNSVLKLMAASLLAVGRTTITNVPAILDVRIMVELLVRLGCTVDYDAEDGVVSIDVPAEVGIQADYELVRAMRASISVLGPLTARMRAAHVALPGGDAIGSRGLDMHQAGLEALGAVVHLDHGYFVAEAPNGLRGTEIVLEFPSVGATENLVMAATLAQGTTTIANAAREPEIVDICTMLVEMGAQIEGVGTSDLTITGVESLQPVTHRTVGDRIVAGTFAFGAALSAGDVTVRGVGLDIMPNIGMKLRDSGATVEDLGEIILGDGTEGKGFRVIGAQRPHAIRVATMPFPGFPTDLQPFVIALNSVSDGIGLLSENLFEARWRFVQEIARLGAKVRIDGNHALVTGSESLSGAEVEASDIRAGAGLVMAALRAGGVTEVSGIDHIERGYENFVDNLRSLGVDVQRVEKRDILNFG; encoded by the coding sequence ATGGATGTCTTCCGCCTGACCGGGCCCGCACAGTTGGCGGGAACCATCGATGTCAGGGGCGCCAAGAACAGCGTCCTCAAGCTCATGGCCGCGAGCCTCCTCGCGGTGGGACGCACCACCATCACCAACGTCCCGGCCATCCTCGACGTGCGAATCATGGTCGAACTGCTCGTCCGCCTCGGCTGCACGGTCGACTATGACGCTGAAGACGGCGTTGTCAGCATCGACGTCCCTGCCGAAGTCGGCATCCAGGCCGACTACGAACTCGTCCGTGCGATGCGGGCGTCGATCTCCGTCCTCGGGCCGCTGACCGCACGGATGCGCGCCGCGCATGTGGCACTTCCCGGCGGAGATGCCATCGGCTCCCGCGGACTCGATATGCACCAGGCCGGGCTCGAGGCTCTGGGAGCAGTCGTCCATCTTGACCACGGTTACTTCGTCGCCGAGGCTCCGAACGGTCTGCGCGGCACCGAGATCGTCCTCGAGTTCCCCTCCGTCGGCGCCACCGAGAACCTCGTCATGGCGGCAACCCTCGCTCAGGGCACCACCACCATCGCCAATGCGGCGCGCGAACCCGAGATCGTCGACATCTGCACGATGCTCGTCGAGATGGGTGCGCAGATCGAAGGAGTGGGCACGTCCGACCTCACCATCACCGGTGTCGAATCGCTGCAGCCGGTGACCCATCGCACAGTCGGCGATCGCATCGTCGCCGGGACTTTCGCCTTCGGCGCCGCCTTGAGCGCAGGTGACGTGACCGTGCGCGGAGTCGGGCTCGACATCATGCCCAACATCGGAATGAAGCTGCGCGATTCGGGCGCCACGGTCGAAGACCTCGGCGAGATCATCCTCGGGGATGGGACCGAAGGCAAGGGGTTCCGTGTCATCGGCGCTCAGCGTCCTCACGCCATCCGGGTCGCCACCATGCCGTTTCCCGGATTCCCGACCGACCTGCAGCCGTTCGTCATCGCATTGAACTCGGTCTCCGACGGAATCGGTCTGCTCTCGGAGAACCTGTTCGAAGCACGCTGGCGCTTCGTCCAGGAGATCGCCCGCCTCGGTGCGAAGGTCCGCATCGACGGCAACCACGCGCTTGTCACCGGCAGCGAGAGCCTCTCCGGCGCCGAAGTCGAGGCCTCCGACATCCGGGCGGGAGCTGGCTTGGTCATGGCCGCACTGCGCGCCGGGGGAGTCACCGAAGTCTCCGGAATCGACCACATCGAACGCGGTTACGAGAACTTCGTCGATAACCTGCGCAGCCTCGGTGTCGACGTCCAGCGGGTCGAGAAGCGAGACATTCTCAACTTCGGCTGA
- the nucS gene encoding endonuclease NucS: MRLVIAQCSVDYAGRLTAHLPMATRLIMLKSDGSVLIHSDGGSYKPLNWMTPPCTVRHIEPDAEQAEAGLTELWEVSQTKTGDRLVISIAEVLADDTYEFGVDPGLVKDGVEAHLQELLAEHIETLGEGYSLVRREYMTAIGPVDILARDDGQKSVAVEIKRRGDIDGVEQLTRYLELMNRDPLLSPVHGVFAAQEIRPQARTLAEDRGIRCVVLDYDALRGMDDPETRLF; this comes from the coding sequence GTGCGTCTAGTCATAGCCCAATGCTCCGTTGATTATGCCGGTCGTCTGACCGCCCACCTTCCGATGGCCACCCGCCTCATCATGCTCAAGTCCGACGGCTCGGTGCTCATCCATTCCGACGGCGGTTCCTATAAGCCGCTGAACTGGATGACGCCCCCGTGCACGGTTCGTCATATCGAGCCCGATGCCGAGCAGGCAGAGGCCGGCCTGACCGAGCTGTGGGAGGTCTCTCAGACGAAGACCGGCGACCGCCTCGTCATCTCCATCGCCGAGGTCCTCGCAGACGACACCTATGAGTTCGGAGTCGACCCGGGACTGGTCAAGGACGGTGTCGAAGCACATCTGCAGGAGCTGCTCGCCGAGCACATCGAGACCCTCGGCGAGGGCTACAGTCTGGTTCGCCGCGAATACATGACGGCCATCGGTCCGGTGGACATCTTGGCTCGTGACGACGGGCAGAAGTCAGTGGCCGTGGAGATCAAACGCCGCGGCGACATCGACGGCGTCGAGCAGCTCACTCGCTATCTCGAACTGATGAATCGCGATCCCCTGCTCAGCCCCGTCCACGGTGTCTTCGCGGCTCAGGAGATCAGACCGCAGGCACGTACGCTCGCTGAGGATCGGGGCATCCGCTGCGTCGTCCTCGACTATGACGCACTGCGCGGAATGGACGACCCCGAGACACGCCTGTTCTGA
- a CDS encoding cell division protein gives MTPTEEFRTAMRGYEKSEVDSRLQQLRTEVESVRKALADARSQVINADRAKLQIAGELSEAKAQLKKAANDNAEAAGPPGSRIDHLLKIAESQARETLAQANSDAETIRNKARAEAASARARMHTESNDTLSNARSEADAITSSAELRAEETIKAAEKRAAELSATTERETNQAKEANAASAKEARESLDLELSELRATAEKEAADLRAEAKTEAEETVAAAQAQADELLKAAKARDEASKKAGNDFDVELANKRKEAESERKKRYEEAQAENKKLVEEAQARAAKADTEAKEAAERAEQTRTDAVKKADEIIADGKSRAQTLIAEARATAEATIEESAAEAKRNVASAQSQVDLLTKQRKTITAQLDQLRSLFAMPGVMGGDSVDPAKAESASHATEQIADGQELEDLLADDDSSNATTADESAKSTGDEKSGDSAKSSDDASSTDTTAESSKTESTSSTGPAKKGQTGPQDSSSAKTSAQSAEGSKSTPDSKNASGANADSADDAEDTASEDLPNGATDEDTISIDAQVSGSKNNNSKTSRSRNSLR, from the coding sequence GTGACGCCCACCGAAGAATTCCGCACAGCGATGCGCGGCTACGAGAAGAGTGAAGTCGATTCGCGTCTGCAGCAGCTGCGCACCGAGGTCGAATCGGTCCGCAAGGCTCTGGCCGATGCGCGCAGTCAGGTCATCAATGCAGATCGGGCGAAGCTGCAGATCGCCGGAGAGCTGTCCGAAGCCAAGGCACAGCTGAAGAAGGCTGCCAACGACAACGCGGAGGCCGCCGGCCCTCCCGGAAGCCGCATCGATCATCTGCTCAAGATCGCCGAATCACAGGCCCGTGAGACCCTCGCCCAGGCCAATTCCGACGCTGAGACGATCCGGAACAAGGCTCGCGCCGAGGCCGCCTCCGCACGTGCGCGCATGCACACCGAGAGCAACGACACTCTGTCCAATGCCCGTTCGGAAGCCGATGCGATCACGTCCTCGGCCGAGCTGCGCGCCGAAGAGACGATCAAGGCCGCTGAGAAGCGCGCTGCCGAGCTCAGCGCGACCACCGAACGCGAGACCAACCAGGCGAAGGAAGCGAATGCCGCTTCTGCGAAGGAAGCTCGCGAGAGTCTGGATCTCGAGCTCTCCGAGCTGCGAGCGACCGCCGAGAAGGAAGCTGCCGACCTGCGTGCCGAGGCCAAGACCGAGGCAGAAGAGACAGTGGCCGCTGCACAGGCACAGGCCGATGAGCTGCTCAAGGCCGCAAAGGCCCGTGACGAGGCGTCGAAGAAGGCCGGAAACGACTTCGACGTCGAACTCGCGAACAAGCGCAAAGAAGCCGAGTCCGAACGCAAGAAACGCTACGAAGAGGCACAGGCCGAGAACAAGAAGCTCGTCGAGGAGGCTCAGGCCCGTGCGGCGAAGGCCGACACCGAGGCCAAGGAAGCTGCCGAGCGTGCCGAGCAGACTCGCACCGACGCAGTGAAGAAGGCCGACGAGATCATCGCCGACGGAAAGTCCCGTGCGCAGACACTCATCGCCGAAGCTCGGGCCACCGCCGAGGCGACCATCGAGGAGTCCGCGGCAGAGGCCAAGCGCAATGTCGCCTCCGCCCAGTCGCAGGTCGATCTGCTCACGAAGCAGCGCAAGACGATCACCGCTCAGCTCGATCAGCTCCGTTCGCTGTTCGCAATGCCCGGGGTCATGGGCGGCGACTCAGTGGATCCGGCGAAGGCAGAATCGGCGTCTCACGCCACCGAGCAGATCGCCGACGGCCAGGAGCTCGAAGACCTGCTGGCCGACGACGACTCTTCGAATGCGACGACGGCCGACGAATCGGCGAAGTCGACCGGTGACGAGAAGTCCGGCGATTCCGCGAAATCGTCCGACGACGCATCGTCGACAGACACCACTGCCGAGTCTTCGAAGACCGAGTCCACGAGCTCGACCGGACCTGCGAAGAAGGGTCAGACGGGACCTCAGGACAGCAGCTCAGCGAAGACGTCCGCTCAGTCGGCCGAAGGGTCGAAGTCGACTCCTGATTCGAAGAACGCTTCGGGGGCGAACGCCGACTCCGCCGATGATGCCGAGGACACTGCGAGCGAGGACCTGCCCAACGGTGCCACCGACGAGGACACCATCTCGATCGATGCGCAGGTCTCCGGCTCGAAGAACAACAACTCGAAGACCTCACGCTCGCGCAACTCGCTGCGCTGA
- a CDS encoding acetyl-CoA C-acetyltransferase produces the protein MADAVIVAGARTPFGRLQGELSKLSAVELGAEAIAGALDRAGIQGSDVGYVIMGQVLQAGDSQGPGRQAAVKAGIPMSVPAVSVNKLCLSGINTITQAAQLIRAGEYDVVVAGGQESMSQAPHMLMKSRSGYKYGDVVVKDHMDYDGLWDAFTDQAMGGLTEEANAGDREFSRAEQDAFSARSHQRAAAAQETGAFADEIVPVTISSRKGDVTVSADEGVRPDTTVESLSKLRPSFRKDGTITAGNASQISDGACAVVVMSREKAEELGAPILAEIRSHAWTAGPDSTLQHQPSQAIKAAAEREGVAADSFDLYEINEAFAAVGLASAKDLGIDEDKVNVNGGAVALGHPIGASGARVVLTLALELQRRGGGTGIAALCGGGGQGDSLIVTVPARA, from the coding sequence ATGGCTGATGCAGTGATCGTCGCCGGAGCACGGACACCGTTCGGGCGGCTGCAGGGCGAGCTGTCGAAACTCAGCGCCGTCGAGCTCGGCGCCGAAGCCATCGCCGGTGCTCTCGATCGCGCCGGCATCCAGGGCTCCGACGTCGGCTACGTGATCATGGGTCAGGTTCTTCAGGCCGGGGACAGTCAGGGTCCCGGTCGACAGGCTGCAGTCAAGGCCGGCATCCCCATGTCTGTTCCGGCCGTGTCGGTGAACAAGCTGTGCCTGTCGGGGATCAATACGATCACTCAGGCCGCTCAGCTGATCCGCGCCGGCGAGTACGACGTCGTCGTCGCGGGCGGTCAGGAGTCGATGAGCCAGGCCCCGCACATGCTCATGAAGTCCCGTTCGGGCTATAAGTACGGCGATGTCGTCGTCAAAGACCACATGGACTACGACGGTCTCTGGGACGCCTTCACCGATCAGGCCATGGGCGGTTTGACCGAAGAAGCCAACGCCGGTGACCGCGAGTTCTCCCGCGCCGAGCAGGACGCCTTCTCCGCTCGTTCGCACCAGCGCGCTGCGGCGGCACAGGAGACCGGTGCCTTCGCTGATGAGATCGTTCCTGTGACCATCAGCTCGCGCAAGGGCGATGTCACCGTCTCCGCCGATGAGGGGGTGCGCCCGGACACGACGGTCGAGTCCCTGTCCAAGCTGCGTCCGTCCTTCCGCAAGGATGGAACGATCACCGCCGGCAACGCCTCGCAGATCTCCGATGGAGCCTGCGCCGTCGTGGTGATGTCGCGTGAGAAGGCCGAGGAGCTCGGCGCTCCGATCCTTGCAGAGATCCGGTCGCATGCATGGACCGCCGGACCGGACTCGACTCTCCAGCATCAGCCCTCCCAGGCCATCAAGGCCGCCGCCGAACGCGAGGGAGTTGCGGCCGACTCCTTCGATCTCTACGAGATCAACGAAGCCTTCGCCGCTGTCGGTCTGGCCAGCGCGAAGGATCTCGGCATCGACGAGGACAAGGTCAATGTCAACGGAGGCGCCGTTGCGCTGGGCCACCCGATCGGTGCCTCGGGTGCCCGAGTCGTCCTCACGCTTGCCCTCGAGCTCCAGCGTCGAGGCGGCGGCACCGGTATCGCCGCGCTCTGCGGCGGCGGTGGGCAGGGTGATTCGCTCATCGTCACAGTGCCTGCTCGGGCCTGA
- a CDS encoding thiamine-binding protein, whose protein sequence is MLAAFSVAPSGGEGADASVHDAVAAAVEIVRKSGLPHRTDSMFTTIEGEWDEVFAVIKDAAEAVGEFGTRVSLVVKADIRPGYSGEIDGKLERLEKAIDARGES, encoded by the coding sequence ATGCTCGCAGCATTCTCAGTCGCGCCCAGCGGGGGAGAAGGGGCCGATGCGTCGGTCCACGACGCCGTGGCCGCAGCCGTCGAGATCGTCCGCAAGTCCGGACTGCCGCACCGCACGGACTCGATGTTCACGACCATCGAAGGCGAATGGGACGAAGTCTTCGCGGTCATCAAAGACGCCGCCGAGGCGGTCGGTGAGTTCGGCACTCGGGTGTCGCTGGTGGTCAAGGCCGATATCAGACCCGGCTACTCCGGAGAGATCGACGGCAAACTCGAGCGTCTGGAGAAGGCGATCGACGCCCGCGGGGAATCCTGA
- a CDS encoding dynamin family protein codes for MTESKSAVTPPVGQALNDIVKRVSETRFTLRSEDFADARTAHSTLSAELNDYVLPRINRSRTPFLIAVGGSTGAGKSTLVNSLVGRNVSPAGVRRPTTGNPVVIFNPADAKFFESEHYLPDLPRSSDPQSSVPGVVLIADENIEAGTAVLDCPDIDSVSETNRALSRRVLLSADLWLFVTTANRYADAAPWALLKTAAARSTSVAIVLDRVPPEANREVRHHLSSLLSDAGLANSPIFSVAELELEEGLLPHAAIYPIRSWISQVGTEGTSLERIRNRTLTGAISALPARVRELADFAENQESAHNALAGSLEKSFRAAQSGLVDVFSDGRVLHGEVNARWQDFVGTGQLFRGLEPTMARMRDRISAAVTGKHDAATPLHVAILRSAAVSLREQAIDAVDQVNAEWRNTAAGAALIEDQPELRTVGAGLEDAVKSAVSTWSDEVNALVRDIGQGKKSKARILSFGVAGVCAVVEYAAFWDPQRTDGAGQTTRQGAGVAFNLAETIFGADEAAGLIASIRQRFLDAAVGIVTGCRTPFDNALRLSAVPARQAGALRASGERLEVAL; via the coding sequence ATGACTGAGAGCAAGAGCGCCGTGACGCCGCCGGTCGGCCAAGCGTTGAACGATATCGTCAAGCGAGTGTCGGAGACGCGCTTCACCCTGCGCAGCGAAGACTTCGCCGACGCTCGCACAGCACACTCGACACTGAGCGCCGAACTCAACGACTACGTGCTGCCGCGGATCAACCGTTCACGGACTCCGTTCCTCATCGCAGTGGGCGGTTCGACCGGCGCAGGCAAATCGACTCTGGTCAATTCCCTCGTGGGCCGCAACGTCAGCCCCGCCGGAGTGCGTCGACCGACGACGGGAAACCCGGTCGTCATCTTCAATCCCGCCGACGCCAAGTTCTTCGAATCGGAGCACTATCTGCCTGATCTGCCGCGCAGCTCCGATCCGCAGTCGAGCGTGCCCGGAGTCGTCCTCATCGCCGATGAGAACATCGAAGCGGGCACAGCCGTCCTCGACTGCCCCGATATCGACTCCGTTTCGGAGACGAACCGTGCACTCTCGCGCAGGGTGCTGCTCAGCGCAGATCTGTGGCTGTTCGTGACGACGGCGAACCGGTACGCCGATGCCGCCCCGTGGGCTCTGCTGAAGACAGCCGCGGCGCGAAGCACCTCGGTCGCCATCGTCCTCGATCGGGTTCCGCCCGAAGCCAACCGCGAAGTCAGGCATCATCTGTCCAGTCTGCTCTCTGATGCGGGACTGGCGAACTCACCGATCTTCTCCGTCGCCGAGCTCGAACTCGAAGAGGGGCTGCTCCCTCATGCGGCGATCTATCCGATTCGCTCGTGGATCTCTCAGGTCGGAACGGAGGGCACCTCCCTCGAGCGCATCCGCAATCGCACGCTCACAGGCGCGATCTCTGCCCTGCCCGCACGAGTTCGCGAACTCGCCGATTTCGCTGAGAATCAGGAATCGGCCCACAACGCTCTGGCCGGTTCATTGGAGAAGAGCTTCCGAGCCGCGCAATCGGGACTCGTCGACGTCTTCTCCGACGGACGCGTCCTGCACGGAGAAGTCAATGCCCGCTGGCAGGACTTCGTGGGCACCGGACAGCTGTTCCGCGGTCTGGAGCCGACGATGGCTCGGATGCGCGATCGCATCTCCGCTGCGGTGACCGGCAAACATGACGCGGCCACACCTCTGCACGTGGCGATTCTGCGCAGTGCGGCGGTCTCCCTGCGGGAACAGGCCATCGACGCGGTCGATCAGGTCAATGCCGAGTGGCGCAATACGGCTGCGGGCGCGGCCCTCATCGAAGACCAGCCTGAACTGCGCACGGTCGGTGCCGGACTCGAAGATGCGGTGAAGTCGGCAGTGAGCACGTGGTCCGACGAGGTCAATGCGCTTGTGCGCGATATCGGTCAGGGTAAGAAGTCCAAGGCTCGAATCCTCTCCTTCGGCGTTGCAGGCGTGTGCGCTGTCGTCGAATACGCGGCCTTCTGGGATCCGCAGCGCACCGACGGTGCCGGGCAGACCACTCGGCAGGGAGCCGGAGTCGCATTCAATCTCGCAGAGACGATCTTCGGAGCGGACGAGGCCGCCGGACTCATCGCATCGATCCGTCAGCGCTTCCTCGATGCCGCTGTCGGGATCGTCACGGGCTGTCGGACTCCCTTCGACAACGCACTGAGACTATCCGCGGTACCGGCGCGGCAAGCGGGCGCCCTGCGCGCCTCCGGTGAACGACTTGAGGTGGCATTGTGA
- a CDS encoding GTPase — translation MNSSAQTEIRRLADGIRHALSLSEDKLAGDVRTDAQNLLDRAEDRLGLGEDFTVVAFAGSTGSGKSSLFNAVAGLEIARVGVRRPTTSRPTACVWGEGGNDVLDWLHVPERSRTWRESALDGDDQRRLHGLILLDLPDHDSTAVEHRVESDRLVGLVDVVFWVVDPQKYADFSLHSEYLTKLAENSANMVVVLNQIDKLSPEEQKAATDHLRQLLNEDGLSETNVRISSAVSREGIPEIRSILADTVDSNDAAAERLLADMQAMAKRIRKELGEPVSSPDELAGASRLVETMSEAAGVEAVAQTVHDDYIRRAYRKTGYPVLAWAQRNAPDPLGAKHGQDRDELVRASVPATTRAQSSHVRLMAHELIAESVSTMPQAWQNEAAAAEKKSTDELSQNLDSAVTAVEITRQSPGWWSLAHTLQIIFFVASLIGLLGIIVSALVAAIGSGALPAWCWIVSCGLFVIGCIGSFVTSLMAKSARARGAEEAAAEVDGRLRDAVGGVAESSYLNPVKTVIGEHRRAYEMLD, via the coding sequence GTGAACAGTTCTGCACAGACCGAGATCCGGCGCCTCGCCGATGGAATCCGACATGCGCTGTCACTGAGTGAAGACAAGCTGGCCGGGGACGTTCGCACCGATGCCCAGAATCTGCTCGACCGGGCCGAGGACCGGCTGGGTCTGGGCGAGGACTTCACGGTCGTGGCGTTCGCCGGGTCGACAGGCTCCGGCAAGTCCTCGCTGTTCAACGCGGTGGCCGGTCTCGAGATCGCCCGTGTCGGCGTGCGTCGACCCACGACCTCACGCCCGACCGCATGCGTCTGGGGCGAAGGCGGCAACGATGTCCTCGACTGGCTGCACGTGCCCGAACGCAGCCGCACCTGGCGCGAATCGGCACTCGATGGCGACGATCAGAGACGCCTGCACGGACTGATCCTGCTCGACCTGCCGGACCACGACTCCACGGCTGTCGAGCACCGTGTCGAGTCGGATCGCCTGGTGGGACTCGTCGACGTCGTGTTCTGGGTCGTCGACCCACAGAAGTACGCCGACTTCTCACTGCATTCGGAGTACCTGACCAAACTCGCCGAAAACAGTGCGAACATGGTCGTCGTCCTCAACCAGATCGACAAACTCAGTCCGGAGGAGCAGAAAGCCGCAACCGATCATCTGCGCCAGCTGCTCAACGAAGATGGGCTGAGCGAGACGAACGTGCGCATCTCCTCGGCAGTGTCCCGAGAAGGCATCCCGGAGATCCGCAGCATCCTCGCCGATACCGTCGACTCCAACGATGCCGCGGCCGAGAGGCTGCTGGCCGATATGCAGGCGATGGCCAAACGGATCCGGAAGGAACTCGGAGAACCGGTCTCCTCCCCGGACGAATTGGCAGGCGCGTCCCGACTGGTCGAGACGATGTCGGAAGCCGCCGGTGTCGAAGCTGTGGCGCAGACGGTGCACGACGATTACATCCGCCGTGCCTATCGGAAGACCGGCTACCCTGTCCTCGCATGGGCACAGCGCAACGCGCCCGACCCTTTGGGTGCCAAGCACGGTCAGGACCGGGACGAGCTCGTCCGCGCCTCGGTGCCGGCGACGACGAGGGCCCAGAGCTCCCATGTCCGTCTCATGGCTCACGAACTCATCGCAGAATCCGTGTCGACCATGCCGCAGGCCTGGCAGAACGAGGCCGCGGCGGCGGAGAAGAAGAGCACGGACGAACTGTCTCAGAACCTCGACTCGGCCGTGACAGCTGTGGAGATCACCCGGCAGAGTCCCGGTTGGTGGTCGCTGGCACATACCCTGCAGATCATCTTCTTCGTCGCCTCGCTCATCGGTCTCCTCGGCATCATCGTCTCCGCACTCGTCGCCGCGATCGGGTCGGGTGCCCTGCCGGCATGGTGCTGGATCGTCAGCTGCGGTCTGTTCGTGATCGGCTGCATCGGCTCCTTCGTGACTTCGCTGATGGCGAAGTCCGCGCGGGCCAGAGGTGCCGAAGAGGCCGCCGCCGAAGTCGACGGCAGGCTGCGAGACGCGGTCGGTGGCGTCGCTGAGAGCTCGTATCTCAATCCGGTGAAGACCGTCATCGGAGAGCATCGACGGGCCTACGAGATGCTCGACTGA
- a CDS encoding single-stranded DNA-binding protein produces the protein MSAIPITVTGTIATEPTARTLPSGRACASFRLAVNHWRVDKSTGEFIDDGTSWFGVDCYGELASNSAMSLTTGAAVIVTGSLRNREWATEERSGISPTVVAEHIGPDLRYGTAHYKRAKATDRSQPPATQTTTASAGSPGAVWDVLEPSPPDTGTGDSESLAPRGPVRATGTGGEDDRGTEADGGTERDVTIDSPEAVGADSKTGDEDDPIARETANAAAPF, from the coding sequence ATGTCCGCAATCCCGATCACCGTCACCGGCACCATCGCCACAGAACCGACCGCACGCACACTTCCCTCCGGACGTGCCTGCGCCTCCTTCAGGCTGGCCGTCAATCATTGGAGAGTCGATAAGAGCACAGGCGAATTCATCGACGACGGAACCTCGTGGTTCGGCGTCGACTGCTACGGCGAGCTGGCCAGCAATTCCGCGATGTCGCTGACCACCGGGGCTGCGGTGATCGTGACGGGCAGTCTGAGGAACCGGGAATGGGCCACCGAGGAGCGCAGCGGAATCTCGCCGACTGTGGTTGCCGAGCACATCGGCCCCGATCTGAGATACGGAACTGCTCACTACAAGCGGGCGAAGGCAACCGATCGCTCTCAGCCGCCTGCCACACAGACGACCACCGCGTCGGCCGGCTCGCCCGGTGCGGTCTGGGACGTCTTGGAACCCTCCCCGCCGGACACCGGCACCGGAGACAGCGAGAGCCTCGCCCCGCGGGGGCCGGTCAGGGCGACCGGGACAGGCGGGGAGGACGATCGCGGGACCGAAGCCGATGGCGGGACCGAACGCGACGTCACCATCGATTCCCCGGAAGCTGTGGGGGCAGACAGCAAGACGGGAGACGAAGACGATCCGATCGCACGTGAGACTGCGAACGCCGCAGCGCCGTTCTGA